DNA from Streptomyces rishiriensis:
GTGGACCACGTCCGACGGCTGCATGCGGAATTCCCCGAACCCGATGACCAGACAGCGCAGCACGTCCGCGGCGAAGAGCCGGTGCAGCCGGTCCGGGTGATCGCGCAGCGCCTCGGCGGCCGCCCAGCTCCCGGCGTCCAGCCGGGCGGCGAGGAGGACCACCACGTCGGACCAGACGCCGTGGTCCCGGTCCGGGCGGGTGAAAGCACGCGCGAGCAGTTCGTCGAACGGCGTACGGATCCGGAAGCGCTCCTCGAGCCGGGTGAGGACGCCGGCGTGGCCGTCCCACACGGTCTGCCCGCCGAGCGTGTACCGGTCGTAACGGGAGGACCAGGACTCGTTGCGCACCCGCCCCCGCTCGACCGGCCCGGTCGCTCCCGTCCGGCGCCGCAGCTCGGTCTCGGGGTCCGCCCCGGCCCAGTACCGCGCACGGGCCAGCAGGTCGGCGCGCGCGTCGGCGTCGGGGCGCACGAGTTCCGGCAGCAGCGCGCCGGTCATCCAGGAGCAGCCGCCGTCCACCGCCCGGGTCAGCGCGGTGTCCCCTCCCGGCAGCCCGGGGTCCCCGCCCGGCACCCCGGTCAGCGGGAGCAGCGGATCGGCACCGGCTCCGATCAATGCCTCGGCGACCGGTTCGTCGTACGCCGCCACGGCCACGCAGAGCAGCGGAACGCCGTCGGCCGGGTCGCAGGCGTTCGCGTCGTCCACTCCGTCGAGCAGGCTGCGAACGGCTTCGACGTCCCCCCGCCGAACTGCCGCGACCAGCTCCGCCGTCCCCCTGCGCATGCCTCTCCCGCCCCCGGCGTCCCGATGGAACCGGCCGGGGGAGCCTAAGGGGCGCGGGGGCCCGGGGCAGCCGAATTACGGGCCGCCGACCGGATGACGAACCGGCAGCCGACGACGAGCCGGCAGCCGGGCTACGGCCGGTCGCCGACCACCGTCGCCCCCGGCGCCGGTCCCGACGCCACCCGCACGCTCCGGCAGGTGCCCGAGGTGCGCAGTGCCTGGGCGATCTCCGCCGCGGCGGCGGTGTCGCGGGCGAGGAAGGCGGTGGTCGGGCCCGAGCCCGAGACGAGGGCGGCGAGGGCGCCGGCCGCGCGCCCGGCGGCGAGGGCGTCGGCGAGTTCGGGGAACAGCGAAAGCGCGGCGGCCTGGAGGTCGTTGGAGACACCGGCCGCGAGGGCGTCCGGGTCACCCTCGGCGAGGGCGTCGAGGAGGGGCTGGGAGGCCACCGGCCCGGGGATGTCCCGGCCCTCCGCCAACCGGTCGAACTCCCGGAACACCGACGGGGTCGACAGCCCCCGTTCGGCCATCGCGAACACCCAGTGGAACGTGCCGCCGACCTCCAGGGCGGTCAGCTTCTCGCCGCGTCCGGTGCCCAGGGCCGCCCCGCCGACCAGACTGAACGGCACATCGCTGCCCAACCCGGCGCAGATTTCGAGGAGTTCGTCACGGGTGGCGCCGGTGCCCCACAGCGCGTCGCAGGCCAGCAGCGCGCCCGCGCCGTCGGCGCTGCCGCCCGCCATGCCCCCGGCGACGGGAATGTCCTTGGCGATGTGGAGGTGCACGTCGGGCGTACGGCCGTACCGCTCGGCCAGCGCGATCGCGGCCCGCGCCGCCAGGTTCGTGCGGTCCAGGGGGACCTGGCCGGCGTCCGGGCCCGCGCAGGTGACGCGGAGTCCGTCGGCCGGGGTCACCGTGACCTCGTCGTACAGGCCGACGGCGAGGAAGACGTTCGCCAGGTCGTGGAAGCCGTCCGCGCGGGCGGCGCCCACCGCGAGCTGCACGTTGACCTTGGCGGGCACCCGCACGGTGACACTCACTCGGAACACTCCTCGGACTGCTCGGACTGCTGGGAGGGACTGCTGGGACTGCTCGGCCCGGTCGGACGGCCCGGACGCGCGCGGATGGCTGTGACGGCTCGGACGGCTCGGACCACCCCGGGCTGCTCCGAAGGCTCCGACCACCCGGACCGCTCTGACTACTCGGCCTGCTCGGCCTGCTCGGGTAGCTTCTGCTCGGCGATGCGGGCGAACTCCTCGACCGTGAGGGCCTCGCCGCGCGCCTGCGGCGAGACGCCGGCCGCCACGAGTGCCTCCTCCGCCCGCGCCGCGGAGCCCGCCCATCCGGCGAGCGCGGCCCGAAGGGTCTTGCGCCGCTGGGCGAACGCCGCGTCGACGACGGCGAACACCTCGCGCCGCGACGCCGTGGTCCTGATCGGCTCGGCCCGCCGCACCAGCGACACCAGCCCGCTGTCCACGTTCGGCGCGGGCCAGAAGACCTTGCGTCCGATGGCGCCTGCCCGCTTGACCTCGGCGTACCAGTTGGCCTTGACGGACGGCACGCCGTACACCTTCGAGCCGGGCCCGGCGGCGAGCCGGTCGGCGACCTCCGACTGGACCATGACGAGGGTGCGCTCGATGCTCGGGAAGGTCTCCAGCATGTGCAGCAGCACGGGCACGGCCACGTTGTACGGCAGGTTCGCGACCAGCGCGGTCGGGGCGGGGCCGGGCAGTTCGGTCACCTGCATCGCGTCCCGGTGCACCAGTGCGAAGCGCTCCGCGCGCTCCGGCATGCGCGCCGCGATCGTCGCGGGGAGGGCGCCGGCCAGGACGTCGTCGATCTCGACGGCCGTGACCCGGTCGGCGGTCTCCAGCAACGCCAGGGTGAGGGAGCCGAGCCCGGGGCCGACCTCGACGACCACGTCGTCGGGCCGGACCTCCGCGGTGCGGACGATACGGCGGACCGTGTTCGCGTCGATCACGAAGTTCTGGCCGCGCTGCTTGGTGGGACGCACGCCGAGGACCGCCGCCAGCTCACGGATGTCGGCGGGGCCCAGGAGGGCGTCGGGGGCGGGGCTGGTACTCACGGGACAAGGGTACGGGGGCGCACGGACACCGTCCGCCGCCGCACCTCTCACCCGTGCAGCCGTGTCCCGCAGTGCGGCCAGGGACTGGCCCCGCGTCGCACGTACAGCTTCTTCGCGCGGAGCGTCTGTTCCGCCGCCGGGGCGTCCTGGGGCCGGCCGCTGCCGCCGAGGCTCTGCCAGGTACGGGTGTCGAACTGGTACAGCCCGCCGTACGTGCCCGAGGGGTCGACCGCGTTCGGCCGGCCGCCCGACTCACAGACCGCGAGGCCCTGCCAGTCCAGGCCGTCGGCGCCCCGCACGGAGGCCGGCAGCGGCTTCGTCCCGACCTTCACCACCTGATCGCGCGGTTCGCGCACGATCTCGTCGCGGATCCGCCGCGGTGTCTGCCGTACGCCGTTCACGGTGCGCAGGGAGTACGTGATCCGGCGCAGGCCGGGCCGGCCGGTCCGCTCCACCACCTCCGTGCCCTTGAACAGGGAGGAGTCCTCGGTACGGTGCACGTCGAACGGGATCGCCTCCTCCCGCACCTCCTTGGTGCCGGTGATCCGCAGCACGGTGACCGTCTGGCCGTCGCGCGGGAAGCTGCCGGGCGCGACGGACGTGGTGTCCTGGCCGTGCAGGGTGATCCCGGCCGCCGCCACCGCCTCGCGCACCGTCGCCGCGTTGGTGCGGATGGTGCGGGCCCGGCCGTCCGCCATGACCGTGACCGAGCGTTCGGTGCGTACGTCCAGCGCGAGCCCCGCGCGGCCGATCGGCTGGGAGCGCGGGACGGACATGTACGCGCCCTCCGCGCGCACCCCGAGTTGCTGGAGTGCCTCCTGCACGGTGTGCGCCGTCGTCCACACCTCGTGCCGGTGTCCGTCCAGGGTGAGCCGGACGGGCCGCCCGTAGTGCACCTCGATCTCGTCTCCGCTGCTGAGGGCGGTGCCGACGGCGGGCGCCACCACGTCGTGCGCGCCCACCCGCACGCCTTCCTCCGCCAGGAGTTCGCTCACCTCGTCGGCGAAGGTGTGCAGCGTGCGCGGCTTGCCGTCGACGGTCAGCTCGACCGCCTTGTCCTCGGCGACGAAGGCGGTGGTGCCGCCGGCCAGGAAGGCGACGACGAGCGCCTGCGGGACCAGTCGGCGGATCGTGGACTCCGGGCGCTCGGCGGAGCGTGTCCTGCGGCGGCGCGCGGCCCGCCCCTCCTCCCCCGCGTCCTGCCGCGGCAGCGGCGACAGCCGGGGCGCCGCCTGGCCGGTGAACCGGCCGGTCTCGGCGTACCCGGCGGTCCCGGGGAGCCGGCCGGTCTCGGCGTACGGGGCGGTCCCGGGGAGCTGGACCGGCTCGGCGAAGTGGACCGGCTCGGGGAGCTGAAGGGTCTCGGGGGGCGGGGGCGGCGGCTCGTACGTCTCGTACGCGGGCCGGTAGGTGTCGTCGTACGTCCCGGGCGCCGCGTACACGCCGTACGCGATCGTCTCGGCGTTGTGCAGGTCGACGTACGACCCGCCTCCGCCGTACGGCTCGTACTCGAAGTACTGCGAGTTGCTCACGCCGACACTCCAGGGGAGGGGTCCGGATCGGGCCCCCCAGAACCTAGCGGAGCGACGGTCACTCTCCAAAGTGGCGCGGCTACCGAGAGTTGTGTTCGACGGGTGTCGGACGTGCTCAATAGCCGAACGCGCGTGCGGTGTTGGCGGCCAGGGCGGTGGCCAGGGTGTCCTCGTCGATGTCCCGTACGGCGGCCATCGCGCGCACCGTGACCGGGATCAGGTAGGGGGCGTTGGGCCGTCCGCGGTAGGGCGCCGGGGTCAGGAACGGGGCGTCGGTCTCCACCAGGAGCAGCTCCAGCGGGGCCACGGCGACGGCGTCCCGGAGGTTCTGGGCGTTCTTGAAGGTGACGTTGCCGGCGAAGGACATGAAGTACCCGGCACGGGCGCAGATCTCGGCCATCTCGGCGTCGCCGGAGTAGCAGTGGAAGACGGTGCGCTCGGGGGCGCCCTCCTCCTTCAGGACGCGCAGCACGTCGGCGTGGGCGTCACGGTCGTGGATGACCAGGGCCTTGCCGTGCCGCTTGGCCATCTCGATGTGGGCGCGGAAGGAGTGCTCCTGCGCTTCCTTGCCCTCGGGGCCGGTGCGGAAGTGGTCGAGCCCCGTCTCCCCGACGCCCTTGACGTGCGGAAGCGCGGCGAGGCGGTCGATCTCGGCGAGCGCCTCGTCGAGCGCCCCGGCGCCGCCCGGCGTCCGCGCGCCCTGACGGGACCAGCCGTCGGGGTCTCCGTGCACGATGCGCGGCGCCTCGTTCGGGTGCAGGGCGACCGCGGCGTGCACACTGCCGTGGGCCGCCGCCGTCTCGGCCGCCCACCGGGAGCCCCGTACGTCGCAGCCGACCTGGACGACCGTCGTCACCCCGACCGACGCGGCTTTCGCGAGGGCCTCCTCCACCGTGCCCGACTGCATGTCGAGGTGGGTGTGGGAGTCGGCGACCGGCACCCCGAGGGGGGCCGGAAGCGGCGGCGCGGCGTTCTTGTCGGCGCTCTTGTCGGCGTTCGAAGGCATGCCCTGATCCTACGGAAGGACCTGCCGCGCCGAAGGGCCCGGGGAACCGCGCGAGCGGCCCCCGAAGGGCCCGCGGCCGGACCCGGCCCTCAGCCGGCCTTGCGGAACGGATGCAGCAGGTCGGAGAGATGCCAGTGGTGGTGCTCGGCAGGCCGGTCCCCGGCCCGCTCCTCGGTCGCCGTCCGCACCGGGGCGGCCGCCGTGGGCACGCTGCGCGGGCGGGACGCGTTCTGCACCGACGAGACCTGTCCCGCCCGCATGATGCGCACGACGTGCCCGTCGCAGTTCTGGCAGGCGGGGCGGCTCAGCGGCGACGGCACGATCCGCCCGTCCGCCACGTAGAGGACGAACTCGTGACCGTCGGCGTTCGTGTGGTGCTCTATCTCGTAGGCCTGCTCCCAGCCGTGTCCGCAGCGCATGCAGGCGAAGGAGTACGACTCGTTGACGACGGCGCTCGCGCCGCCGCGGAGGCCGGTCTGCCCTGTGATCTCACTCATGACCGCTCCCGTGGTCCGCCGGTGGGACTCCTGAAGCCCCGTCACCCAGTGGACGCCCCGCCCGGAGCGAATGCACTCGACCTGTGCACTGTTGAAGCCGATTTGGGCGTCCCTTGCCACAACGCCCGGCGCCCTTTGCCCGCCCATGGGGCGCACGCTCAGACGACATGCGCCCTGCTCAGAGGGGGTGTGAGTCCCTTCACAAACACCCGGCGACACCCGTCACAGAACAGCCGCGCCGACACCCGTCACAGGCCCCCGGCGTTCTGCACCGCCGACGAACGTCACAGGCCCCCGGCGTTCTTCACCGCCACCACCGCGTCGAACACCTCGCGCTTCGGCAGCCCCGCCTCCGCCGCCACCGCAGCGATGGCCTCCTTACGGCGTTCGCCCGCCTCCTCGCGCACCCGCACCCGCCGCACCAGCTCCGTGGCGTCGAGCTCCTCGGGTCCTCGCTCGGGCGCCCCGGTGACGACGACGGTGATCTCGCCCCGCACGCCCTCGGCCGCCCACTGCGCCAGGTCGCCGAGCGGGCCGCGCTTGACCTCTTCGTAGGTCTTGGTCAGCTCCCGGCACACGGCGGCCCGCCGGTCCGCGCCGAACACCTCGGCCATCGCGGCGAGGGTGTCGTCGAGCCGGTGCGGGGCCTCGAAATACACGAGGGTCCTGCGCTCCTGCGCGACCTCCCGCAGCCGCGACAGCCGCTCCCCCGCCTTCCTCGGCAGGAACCCCTCGAAGCAGAACCGGTCGACGGGCAGCCCGGACAGGGCCAGCGCGGTGAGCACCGCGGACGGGCCGGGGACGGCGGTGACCCGGATGTCCTGCTCGACGGCGGCGGCGACCAGCCGGTACCCGGGGTCGGAGACCGACGGCATCCCGGCGTCGGTGACGAGCAGCACGCGCGCGCCGCCCACCAGGTCCGCGACCAGCTCGGGCGTGCGGGCGGACTCGTTGCCCTCGAAGTAGGACACGACACGCCCCTTGGGCGTCACCCCCAGCGCCTGGGTCAGCCGCCGCAGCCGGCGCGTGTCCTCTGCGGCGATCACGTCGGCGCCGGTCAGCTCCTCGGCGAGACGGGGCGGGGCGTCGGAGACGTCACCGATGGGAGTACCGGCGAGAACGAGGATTCCGGGCGTAGCTGTCACGTTTCCATCCTCGCAGGGCCGGTGCACGGGACTCACACAGACCTGTTCCCTACGATGGCGCGGTGACCAGTACCGCGTCCTCCATGGACTCCACGGACTACCGGCAGGGCCAGGCGCCGCCCGACCAGCGGCCGTCGTGGCAGCAACGGCTGCGCCGTTTCGGATACACGGCGGAGCCGTCCGCCGACGTCCGGGACCGGCTGGTGCCGCCGTTCGCGCAGCCCAGCCCCCGGTTGTGGCAGGCGCTCGGCCTCCCGCCCGTGTGGGCGGACCGCATCGCGCGCCGGTCGTCCTGGGGCGGTCCGCTGCTGGTCACGCTGCTGGCGGGGGTGCTCCGGTTCTGGCATCTGGGCAGCCCCAAGGCGGTGATATTCGACGAGACGTACTACGCCAAGGACGCGTGGGCGGTCGTCCACCGCGGGTTCGAGGTCAACTGGGACAAGAACGCCAACGACGTCATCCTCTCCTCCGGCGGACACGTCACGATCCCGGCGGACGCGGCGTACGTGGTGCATCCACCGGTCGGCAAGTACGTGATCGGGCTGGGCGAACTGATCTTCGGGTTCGACCCGTTCGGCTGGCGGTTCATGACGGCGGTGCTCGGCACGCTCAGCGTCCTGCTGCTGTGCCGCATCGGTCGCCGGATCTTCCGCTCCACGTTCCTGGGCTGCCTGGCGGGCGCGCTGATGGCGGTCGACGGGCTCGCGTTCGTGATGAGCCGCACCGCGCTGCTCGACGGCGTGCTGATGTTCTTCGTGCTGGCGGCGTTCGGCTGCCTGGTGGTCGACCGTGACAAGGCGCGCGAGAAACTCGCCGCCGCGCTCCCGCCCGACGTGGACGGCCGCCACCGCCCCGACCCGCACATCGCGGAGAGCACCCGCATGGGATGGCGCCCCTGGCGCTGGGGCGCGGGCCTGATGCTGGGCCTGGCCATCGGCACCAAGTGGAACGGCCTGTACATCCTGGTCGCGTTCTGCCTGATGGCCGTGTTGTGGGACGTCGGCTCGCGCAGGGTTGCGGGCGCCCGCCGCCCGTACCTGGCGGTCCTGAAGCGCGACACGGGCCTCGCGTTCCTGGCCACGGTCCCGGTCGCGCTGGTCACCTACCTGGTCTCGTGGACGGGCTGGATCCTGTCCGCCACCGACGGCAAGGGCGGTTACTACCGCAACTGGGCGGCCACCGACGGCAAGGGCGGCAGCTGGACCTGGCTGTTCCCCGACTGGTGGCGCAGCCTGTGGCACTACGAGCACGAGGTCTACGAGTTCCACACCCACCTCACGTCGCCGCACACGTACCAGTCCAACCCGTGGAGCTGGCTCGTCCTCGGCCGCCCGGTCTCGTACTTCTACGAGTCCCCCACGCCGGGCCGGGACGGCTGCCCGACGGACGCGGGCGAGAAGTGCGCCCGCGAGGTCCTGGCCATCGGCACCCCGCTGCTGTGGTGGGCGGCCTGCTTCGCGATCGCCTACGTCCTGTGGCGCTGGCTCTTCCGCCGCGACTGGCGGGCCGGCGCGATCGTCTGCGGCATCGCGGCCGGCTACCTGCCGTGGTTCATGTACCAGGAACGCACGATCTTCCTCTTCTACGCCGTCGTCTTCCTGCCCTTCCTGTGCCTGGCGGTGGCGATGATGATCGGCGCGCTCGTCGGGCCACCGGGCGCCGGCGACACCCGCCGCGTGGCGGGCGCCACCGGCGCGGGCGTCCTCGTCCTGCTCATCGCCTGGAACTTCATCTACTTCTGGCCCCTGTACACCGGCCAGGCGATCCCGATCGACGACTGGCGATCGCGGATGTGGCTGGACACCTGGGTGTAGCCCGGCAGACGTACCGACGTCCCGAGGGGGAGCGGCAGATCGCCGCTCCCCCTCGGTCGTCGCCGGCCTTCGGCGGAGGTCCGGCCGGTTCCGGCGGCGAGGGGCGGGCGGGCGGGACCTTCTCCCCGGGACGGACGGCGGTCCGTCCGGGGCCGGGTCGAGAGTACGGTGGCGGTACCGAGCGCACTTCGCACGCCGTCATCCGTTTCGGCGTCGCCCTCGGGGAACGGCAATGCCGGAGCACATCGTGCCCGGCCGGAGAAGAGCCGCCCCACATGAGCCTGATGAGTCTCGGAGTACTCGCCTCCTCCCGCAAGGAGAACGAGTTCCGTCTACCGCTGCACCCCCGCCACCTCGACCGGATCGCCCCGGACGTACGCGCGCGGATCTTCCTCGAACAGGGCTACGGCGAGCGCTTCGGCGTGGCCGACGACGCGCTGCGACCACTCGTGGCCGGGCTGCGCTCCCGCGAGCAGCTCATCGCCGAGTCCGACATCGTGCTGCTGCCCAAACCGACGCACGACGACATCGCCGAGCTGCGCGAGGGTCAGATCCTGTGGGGATGGCCGCACTGCGTGCAGGACGAGAAGATGACCCAGATCGGCATCGACCGACGGCTGACCCTGATCGCCTGGGAGGCCATGAACCACTGGACCTCCACCGGCGCCTTCAGCGTCCACGTGTTCCACAAGAACAACGAGCTCGCCGGCTACTGCTCGGTCCTGCACGCCCTCCAGCTCGGCGGGCTGACCGGCAGCTACGGGCGCCGCCTGCGCGCGGTGGTCATCAGCTTCGGCGCCACGGCGCGCGGAGCGGTCACGGGCCTGGGCGCCATGGGCGTCACCGACGTCACGGTGCTCACCCAGCGGGCCGCCGCGGCGGTCGCCTCGCCGATGCCCTCGGTCGTGATGGCCCACTTCGAGGAGCAGGAGGACGATCCGTCGAGCCTGCGGGCCGTCACCGCGGCCGGTTCCATGCCGATGGCGGAGTACCTGGCCGGGTTCGACATCATCGTCAACTGCGTCCTCCAGGACACCGACGCGCCGCTCATGTTCGTCACGGACCGGGAACTCCCCCTGTTCCGTCCGGGGACCTTCTTCGTCGACGTCGCCTGCGACGAGGGCATGGGCTTCGAATGGGCCCGCCCGACGACCTTCGGCGATCCGATGCCCACGGTGGGGTCGGGCTGTCACTACTACGCGGTCGACCACAGCCCGTCCCACCTGTGGAACTCCGCCACCTGGGAGATCAGCGAGGCGCTCCTTCCCTACCTGCGGAAGGTGATGAGCGGCCCGGCGGCCTGGGACGCCGACGTCACGGTCGGCAAGGCCATCGAGATCCGCGACGGCGTCGTCCAGAACCCGAAGATCCTCTCCTTCCAGCACCGGGCAGCCGCGTATCCCCACCTTCTCGAGGCGCCGGCGGCCGCGTCGGGCGGCTCGGAGCTCTAGTCCGGCAGGGGTCCTCCCGGACCGGATCACGCGGACGCCGGCCGCTTCCGGCGTCCTGCGCCAGCGGATTCCGGCGTCCTGCGCGAGCGCACCGCGGTCCCGGTCGGCGACCGGCGTTCACGTATGCGGCCGGATACATGGGTCTAACGATTGCGGAAACTCTCGCCCCTCCCACCACGCTTTCCGCTTACTGTGAGCCTGAGGGGATTTTTCTGAACGCGTTCAGAAAGCGCCCGCGGGGACACGGACGGGAACAACGGGGAGGGCGTGGGCATGCGCAAGGGGGCCAAGGCAGCGGTCGTCGGCTCGGTCTTCGCGGTCATGGTGGGCGGGGCCGGGTACGGGGCCTTCAACATCGTGAACGCGCTGAACGGGGGCGGGAGCGGGTCCGGCGGCCCGGGGGGCAGCGAGCCGGTGGCCGTGAAGACCGGGCCGCCCAGCGGGTCCGAGGTGAAGGACACGAGCACCGAGTTCTTCGCCGCCTGGGAGAAGGGACAGCCCGTGGCGGCCGCCGCTCTCACCAACAACGCGGCGAAGGCCGAGCCCCTGCTGACCTCCTACGGCCAGTCGGCGCACATCACCGGCGTGAAGATCACGCCGGGCGCGGCGGTGGGCGACAGCGTGCCCTTCACCGTCAAGGCCACGGTGTCGTACGAGGGGAAGTCCAAACCCCTCTCCTACAAGAGCGAGCTGACCGTCGTACGGGGCGTCACCACCGGTAAGGCGCTGGTCGACTGGGAGCCCTCGGTCGTCCACCCCGAGCTGAAGTCCATGGACGACACGCTGGTCACGGGCTCGTCGGCGGCGCCGTCGATCGAGGCCGTGGACCGTGACGGCAAGGTGCTCACCAAGGAGAAGTACCCCTCGCTGGGGCCGATCCTGGACCAGCTGCGCGCCAAGTACGGGAACAAGGCCGGGGGGACGGCCGGCGTCGAGCTGGCGATCAGACACGCCACCCAGGACACCGCCGACACCCCGCTGCTGACCCTCGCCGAGGGCAAGGCGGGCAAGGTGCCCACCACTCTCAGCGCGGACGTGCAGGCGGCCGCGGAGAAGGCGGTGAACAAGTACAACCAGTCGTCGGTCGTGGCCGTCAAGCCGAGCACCGGTGAGGTGCTGGCGGTCGCCAACAACCGGACGGACGGCTGGAACGCCGCGTTCCTCGGAGAGGTGGCGCCCGGCTCCACCATGAAGATCGTCAGCGCGGCCACCCTCATCGACAACGGGCTGACCACGGCGAACGGTCCCGCGCCCTGTCCGCCCTCGGCCGTCTCCGAGAGCCAGACCTTCCACAACATCACCGGCATGAAGCCGAACGAGAAGGCGACCCTCGCCGAGAGCTTCGCCCGCTCCTGCAACACGGCGTTCGTGAAGTTCGCGGACGAGGTGAAGGCCGACTCGCTGACGAACGAGGCCCGGGACCGCTTCGGGATCGGCCTCGACTGGCAGACCGGGATCCCGTCCTTCGACGGCTCCGTCCCGGCGGCCGGCGGCCCGGACACCGCGGCCGGCCTGATCGGCCAGGGCCAGGTCCAGATGAACCCGCTGAACATGGCGTCGGTCACGGCGACCGCGATGACGGGCGCCTTCCGGCAGCCGGTGATCGTGCCGCTCAGCCTCGACGGCCGGGAACCGGCACGCGCGC
Protein-coding regions in this window:
- a CDS encoding HEAT repeat domain-containing protein is translated as MRRGTAELVAAVRRGDVEAVRSLLDGVDDANACDPADGVPLLCVAVAAYDEPVAEALIGAGADPLLPLTGVPGGDPGLPGGDTALTRAVDGGCSWMTGALLPELVRPDADARADLLARARYWAGADPETELRRRTGATGPVERGRVRNESWSSRYDRYTLGGQTVWDGHAGVLTRLEERFRIRTPFDELLARAFTRPDRDHGVWSDVVVLLAARLDAGSWAAAEALRDHPDRLHRLFAADVLRCLVIGFGEFRMQPSDVVHKPASEVFLAWAREERDPEVLALVLSGLSEGGEAADRAAECEAVGLSYAGHPDPRVREEVPDLLRYGPTPVPPERLATVYALARDPDPAVRVRAAAWLGRCRAEAPGITDVLAGLGDDELRETRVHAAWGLALRGDPRCVEAERRLLPLDPDGWPDGNLMRAMWRYEEGVRDGGPQGPLDGALDGARDGAHAGGVQPAAAEDAAASDGRDRGE
- a CDS encoding 4-(cytidine 5'-diphospho)-2-C-methyl-D-erythritol kinase; this translates as MSVTVRVPAKVNVQLAVGAARADGFHDLANVFLAVGLYDEVTVTPADGLRVTCAGPDAGQVPLDRTNLAARAAIALAERYGRTPDVHLHIAKDIPVAGGMAGGSADGAGALLACDALWGTGATRDELLEICAGLGSDVPFSLVGGAALGTGRGEKLTALEVGGTFHWVFAMAERGLSTPSVFREFDRLAEGRDIPGPVASQPLLDALAEGDPDALAAGVSNDLQAAALSLFPELADALAAGRAAGALAALVSGSGPTTAFLARDTAAAAEIAQALRTSGTCRSVRVASGPAPGATVVGDRP
- the rsmA gene encoding 16S rRNA (adenine(1518)-N(6)/adenine(1519)-N(6))-dimethyltransferase RsmA, with the translated sequence MSTSPAPDALLGPADIRELAAVLGVRPTKQRGQNFVIDANTVRRIVRTAEVRPDDVVVEVGPGLGSLTLALLETADRVTAVEIDDVLAGALPATIAARMPERAERFALVHRDAMQVTELPGPAPTALVANLPYNVAVPVLLHMLETFPSIERTLVMVQSEVADRLAAGPGSKVYGVPSVKANWYAEVKRAGAIGRKVFWPAPNVDSGLVSLVRRAEPIRTTASRREVFAVVDAAFAQRRKTLRAALAGWAGSAARAEEALVAAGVSPQARGEALTVEEFARIAEQKLPEQAEQAE
- a CDS encoding resuscitation-promoting factor → MSNSQYFEYEPYGGGGSYVDLHNAETIAYGVYAAPGTYDDTYRPAYETYEPPPPPPETLQLPEPVHFAEPVQLPGTAPYAETGRLPGTAGYAETGRFTGQAAPRLSPLPRQDAGEEGRAARRRRTRSAERPESTIRRLVPQALVVAFLAGGTTAFVAEDKAVELTVDGKPRTLHTFADEVSELLAEEGVRVGAHDVVAPAVGTALSSGDEIEVHYGRPVRLTLDGHRHEVWTTAHTVQEALQQLGVRAEGAYMSVPRSQPIGRAGLALDVRTERSVTVMADGRARTIRTNAATVREAVAAAGITLHGQDTTSVAPGSFPRDGQTVTVLRITGTKEVREEAIPFDVHRTEDSSLFKGTEVVERTGRPGLRRITYSLRTVNGVRQTPRRIRDEIVREPRDQVVKVGTKPLPASVRGADGLDWQGLAVCESGGRPNAVDPSGTYGGLYQFDTRTWQSLGGSGRPQDAPAAEQTLRAKKLYVRRGASPWPHCGTRLHG
- a CDS encoding TatD family hydrolase, translating into MPSNADKSADKNAAPPLPAPLGVPVADSHTHLDMQSGTVEEALAKAASVGVTTVVQVGCDVRGSRWAAETAAAHGSVHAAVALHPNEAPRIVHGDPDGWSRQGARTPGGAGALDEALAEIDRLAALPHVKGVGETGLDHFRTGPEGKEAQEHSFRAHIEMAKRHGKALVIHDRDAHADVLRVLKEEGAPERTVFHCYSGDAEMAEICARAGYFMSFAGNVTFKNAQNLRDAVAVAPLELLLVETDAPFLTPAPYRGRPNAPYLIPVTVRAMAAVRDIDEDTLATALAANTARAFGY
- the rsmI gene encoding 16S rRNA (cytidine(1402)-2'-O)-methyltransferase translates to MTATPGILVLAGTPIGDVSDAPPRLAEELTGADVIAAEDTRRLRRLTQALGVTPKGRVVSYFEGNESARTPELVADLVGGARVLLVTDAGMPSVSDPGYRLVAAAVEQDIRVTAVPGPSAVLTALALSGLPVDRFCFEGFLPRKAGERLSRLREVAQERRTLVYFEAPHRLDDTLAAMAEVFGADRRAAVCRELTKTYEEVKRGPLGDLAQWAAEGVRGEITVVVTGAPERGPEELDATELVRRVRVREEAGERRKEAIAAVAAEAGLPKREVFDAVVAVKNAGGL
- a CDS encoding dolichyl-phosphate-mannose--protein mannosyltransferase, which translates into the protein MTSTASSMDSTDYRQGQAPPDQRPSWQQRLRRFGYTAEPSADVRDRLVPPFAQPSPRLWQALGLPPVWADRIARRSSWGGPLLVTLLAGVLRFWHLGSPKAVIFDETYYAKDAWAVVHRGFEVNWDKNANDVILSSGGHVTIPADAAYVVHPPVGKYVIGLGELIFGFDPFGWRFMTAVLGTLSVLLLCRIGRRIFRSTFLGCLAGALMAVDGLAFVMSRTALLDGVLMFFVLAAFGCLVVDRDKAREKLAAALPPDVDGRHRPDPHIAESTRMGWRPWRWGAGLMLGLAIGTKWNGLYILVAFCLMAVLWDVGSRRVAGARRPYLAVLKRDTGLAFLATVPVALVTYLVSWTGWILSATDGKGGYYRNWAATDGKGGSWTWLFPDWWRSLWHYEHEVYEFHTHLTSPHTYQSNPWSWLVLGRPVSYFYESPTPGRDGCPTDAGEKCAREVLAIGTPLLWWAACFAIAYVLWRWLFRRDWRAGAIVCGIAAGYLPWFMYQERTIFLFYAVVFLPFLCLAVAMMIGALVGPPGAGDTRRVAGATGAGVLVLLIAWNFIYFWPLYTGQAIPIDDWRSRMWLDTWV
- a CDS encoding N(5)-(carboxyethyl)ornithine synthase, which produces MSLMSLGVLASSRKENEFRLPLHPRHLDRIAPDVRARIFLEQGYGERFGVADDALRPLVAGLRSREQLIAESDIVLLPKPTHDDIAELREGQILWGWPHCVQDEKMTQIGIDRRLTLIAWEAMNHWTSTGAFSVHVFHKNNELAGYCSVLHALQLGGLTGSYGRRLRAVVISFGATARGAVTGLGAMGVTDVTVLTQRAAAAVASPMPSVVMAHFEEQEDDPSSLRAVTAAGSMPMAEYLAGFDIIVNCVLQDTDAPLMFVTDRELPLFRPGTFFVDVACDEGMGFEWARPTTFGDPMPTVGSGCHYYAVDHSPSHLWNSATWEISEALLPYLRKVMSGPAAWDADVTVGKAIEIRDGVVQNPKILSFQHRAAAYPHLLEAPAAASGGSEL